A part of Myxococcus landrumus genomic DNA contains:
- a CDS encoding GNAT family N-acetyltransferase produces the protein MPVSVEQLGPQDADALRALLSKDPVHNLYLLGLLEEFGIAARGRIPFAFYGRFDNQQLTAAVFVGGDGGLVVPSASDASATSVIADALASTLRLRATVGDKSSVDALLRSLSPGKPRLSRTQRLFAVSADDLGPFTNPLLRLAREEDLPKLVPLAQGYVREALERDPLSEDPRGYEARVIQRVRQRRTYVLEENNALVLKVDIGSRSQYGAELEGLYTLPGERGKGHATLCLGQISRHLLSSLPRLTMRIDERDESTARIARKVGYLAGRTWRMVLVE, from the coding sequence ATGCCCGTCTCCGTTGAACAGCTTGGCCCTCAGGACGCGGATGCCCTGCGGGCACTGCTTTCCAAGGACCCGGTCCACAACCTCTACCTGCTGGGGTTGCTGGAGGAGTTCGGCATTGCCGCGCGAGGCCGCATCCCCTTCGCCTTCTACGGCCGCTTCGACAACCAGCAGCTCACCGCCGCGGTCTTCGTGGGAGGAGACGGCGGCCTCGTCGTGCCCAGCGCCAGCGACGCCAGCGCCACCAGCGTCATCGCGGACGCGCTGGCGTCGACGCTGCGCCTGCGGGCCACGGTGGGGGACAAGTCCTCGGTGGACGCGCTCCTGCGCAGCCTGTCCCCCGGCAAGCCCCGGCTGTCGCGCACGCAGCGGCTGTTCGCCGTGTCCGCGGATGACCTGGGCCCCTTCACCAACCCGCTGCTGAGGCTGGCGCGCGAGGAGGACCTGCCGAAGCTGGTGCCCCTGGCGCAGGGCTACGTGCGCGAGGCGCTGGAGCGGGACCCGCTGTCGGAGGACCCTCGCGGCTACGAGGCGCGGGTCATCCAGCGCGTGCGCCAGCGCCGCACGTACGTGCTGGAGGAGAACAACGCGCTGGTGCTGAAGGTCGACATCGGCAGCCGCTCCCAGTACGGCGCGGAGCTGGAGGGCCTCTACACGCTGCCCGGCGAGCGCGGGAAGGGCCACGCCACGCTGTGCCTGGGACAGATTTCCCGGCACCTGTTGTCCTCGCTGCCCCGGCTGACGATGCGCATCGACGAGCGGGACGAGAGCACCGCCCGCATCGCCCGCAAGGTCGGGTACCTGGCGGGCCGCACGTGGCGGATGGTGCTGGTGGAGTAG
- a CDS encoding tRNA-(ms[2]io[6]A)-hydroxylase yields MSSRPTPSRRPLSGEGPVILHSATDPRWLPLALEHFDAVLVDHAHCEKKAAANALSLLQAYPDLPGLPAQMARLAREESAHLARVLELMDARGLTLTKDSGDPYAQGLQKLVRTPAQERRMDRLLVAAVIEARSCERLSLLAEGLTDPALARFYGELAQSEDGHQSLFFRLAVTASGGDDAGVRERLEWMLEHEARVLEDVGLRAAIH; encoded by the coding sequence ATGAGCAGCCGTCCCACCCCGTCCCGCCGTCCCCTCTCCGGAGAGGGCCCCGTCATCCTCCACTCCGCCACGGACCCGCGCTGGCTCCCGTTGGCGCTCGAGCACTTCGACGCGGTGCTGGTGGACCATGCTCACTGCGAGAAGAAGGCCGCCGCCAACGCGCTGTCGCTGCTCCAGGCCTACCCGGACCTGCCGGGGCTGCCCGCGCAGATGGCCCGCCTGGCCCGCGAGGAGAGCGCGCACCTGGCCCGCGTGCTGGAGCTGATGGACGCGCGCGGCCTGACGCTGACGAAGGACTCCGGAGACCCGTACGCGCAGGGACTCCAGAAGCTGGTGCGCACGCCCGCCCAGGAGCGGCGCATGGACCGGCTGCTCGTCGCGGCCGTCATCGAGGCGCGCTCGTGTGAGCGGCTGTCACTGCTCGCCGAGGGGCTCACGGACCCGGCCCTCGCCCGCTTCTACGGCGAGCTGGCCCAGTCCGAGGACGGCCACCAGTCCCTCTTCTTCCGCCTCGCCGTCACGGCGTCCGGGGGCGACGACGCCGGCGTGCGCGAGCGGCTGGAGTGGATGCTGGAGCACGAGGCGCGGGTGCTCGAGGACGTCGGCCTTCGCGCCGCCATCCACTGA